One genomic region from Euleptes europaea isolate rEulEur1 chromosome 6, rEulEur1.hap1, whole genome shotgun sequence encodes:
- the ZC2HC1C gene encoding zinc finger C2HC domain-containing protein 1C → MAQLQLSVCSHVDPMASSPNLPATSQEKCHSEALREQPRLEHLRTNIQQQLLSNKDKMKDVCIQKGRSASCSEPAESSQPISESARFWSADPHNWYLKHQASTLPSHWRAKRREGVDRAYPLKPVFQQKAGNGSTPSSWRDVSPPATQTLSPNNSSEKKRRSHAVKAQHIGVPFSFSEEQSKRAASHPRRAESGYIQKLEAAGRNLEEEIQKKEALLREKLMRTEEELRRIQWERQQAEAKARKERGLWMPERKAADISWGHLSRTTAQPSDGQRKNVANSPIASAETTPVPSELPMERLKKQRLVASNSKIRENVSQENTTAPCPELASRHDQPPKAAPLGQTDCMAAAPPSPYMDSPSSVEDWGECRFCGRKLYCSRLEKHISICSKNHGSKRKVFDSSKARAKGTELETYNLLMGSDTSQKRTSTKGSDASKQSSMQSKQSNWRQKHESFINTLRRAREVQRVISKGGKASDLPPAPPMENPDYKLCPYCTRQFAPKVAERHIPKCKNIKNRPPPPPQQKRRC, encoded by the exons TTAGAACACCTGAGGACTAATATCCAGCAACAACTCCTATCTAACAAAGATAAGATGAAAGATGTTTGCATCCAAAAAGGCCGAAGTGCTTCCTGTTCTGAGCCTGCAGAAAGCAGCCAGCCAATTTCAGAAAGTGCACGCTTCTGGTCTGCTGATCCTCACAACTGGTACCTCAAGCACCAAGCCAGCACTCTGCCCTCCCACTGGAGAGCCAAGCGGAGAGAAGGTGTAGACAGGGCATACCCACTAAAACCAGTCTTTCAACAAAAAGCTGGGAATGGTTCCACACCTAGTTCTTGGCGAGATGTGAGCCCTCCAGCTACACAGACTCTTTCCCCTAACAATAGctcagagaaaaaaagaagatcACATGCAGTCAAGGCCCAGCACATTGGAgtgcctttttctttttcagaagaGCAATCAAAGAGAGCAGCTTCTCATCCAAGAAGAGCAGAGTCAGGCTACATTCAAAAACTGGAGGCTGCTGGTAGGAACTTGGAGGAGGAGATTCAGAAGAAGGAGGCCCTCCTCAGGGAGAAGCTGATGAGGACAGAAGAGGAGCTCCGGAGGATCCAGTGGGAGAGGCAGCAGGCAGAGGCAAAAGCAAGAAAGGAGCGAGGGCTATGGATGCCTGAGAGGAAAGCAGCAGACATCTCTTGGGGGCATCTTTCCAGAACTACAGCCCAGCCAAGTGATGGTCAAAGGAAAAATGTTGCAAATAGCCCCATAGCTTCTGCAGAGACAACCCCAGTTCCCTCAGAGCTCCCCATGGAAAGGCTCAAAAAGCAACGGTTGGTGGCTAGCAACAGTAAAATTCGAGAAAACGTTTCCCAGGAAAATACAACAGCTCCTTGTCCAGAGCTGGCTTCCAGGCATGACCAGCCTCCAAAAGCAGCCCCTTTAGGACAGACTGACTGCAtggctgcagcaccaccatcacCATACATGGATTCACCAAGCAGTGTAGAAGACTGGGGCGAATGCAGGTTTTGTGGGCGGAAGCTTTACTGTTCCAGGTTGGAGAAGCACATAAGTATCTGCAGCAAGAATCATGGCTCCAAGAGAAAAGTATTTGATTCAAGTAAAGCCAGAGCAAAGGGCACTGAATTAGAGACATATAATCTCTTGATGGGCTCAGATACCTCTCAG AAAAGAACTTCGACGAAAGGCTCTGATGCTTCCAAGCAAAGCAGTATGCAATCTAAGCAAAGTAACTGGAGACAGAAGCATGAGTCTTTCATCAACACACTGCGTAGGGCTCGTGAGGTGCAGCGAGTAATCTCCAAAGGGGGAAAGGCCTCAGACCTTCCTCCAGCACCTCCCATGGAGAATCCAGACTACAAATTGTGCCCATACTGCACACGTCAGTTTGCTCCTAAGGTGGCCGAGAGACACATTCCAAAGTGCAAAAACATTAAGAAtagaccacccccacccccacagcaaaAGAGACGTTGTTAA